A stretch of the Photobacterium toruni genome encodes the following:
- a CDS encoding GGDEF domain-containing protein — protein MKLRLKSSLALLMLIIAVVPAAIVGGLLLKQQSDVEENYRIDMLNRLSHTIEQEFDYRFSLLSTSLDVLSRDRLFVQAIDNFFLAGHVNNSLGTLVRNTPLIQAAYLVDDQWNEIENYNGIYGLSSFFKLENSFTPRISQHNKKGKQWVFYYNDEDLMPLKFNPTRRGIIVGVPIFQSMTNGLKRKPLGYLIVVVPIKNIIKVLQPYLKDGELVVFTNNPKGGDNKLDDKNNIIISQGVINKLTPTINKIINIKLENKYISEPIEYTMAVYIDKYIGKSPYINSLKYITIFGVIIIFLSLFSAGMIYRWIARPLGGLMEIVRAYSRGEYKCSDEELRFTEFVMVERLIRTMSKTIQAQVADLAVTNSELNAAYLEKEQANLQLVNFNDQLERKVKEKTLALSHSLLREKNQRSMLQSLLAFSHDLQAGNIIETIMTQVVALYPMAGWAMRTYVDNNNVWVCENIYKVDLDVKEVLPENHRGDYYCLPDGEKYLHCFKIKNSQNDVIGVIVMQYMELQHDDFEIISLFIRQFATELEGRLLNEELARIAVTDSLTGLANRKAFDINLEEHIQLFNRYPERHFGLFILDVNGLKRANDCYGHSMGDTLLIETSRLLVETCRLTDKVYRLGGDEFAIIVEAGNCDSCDVLWHRLEKVRAQINYACLPDGKRVEINFAIGYASTYQYSAEQISLVADKAMYKDKRYFYEKMGIKR, from the coding sequence ATGAAATTACGTCTAAAATCATCATTAGCATTGTTAATGTTAATTATTGCTGTTGTGCCTGCTGCGATTGTCGGCGGGTTACTTTTAAAACAACAATCTGATGTTGAAGAGAATTATCGTATTGATATGCTAAATCGATTATCTCATACTATCGAACAAGAATTTGATTATCGTTTTTCATTATTATCAACAAGCTTAGATGTATTATCTCGAGACCGATTATTTGTACAAGCCATAGATAATTTTTTTCTTGCAGGTCATGTTAATAACTCTTTAGGAACATTAGTTAGAAATACACCATTAATTCAAGCTGCTTATTTAGTTGATGACCAATGGAATGAAATCGAAAATTATAATGGTATCTATGGGCTATCTTCTTTTTTTAAGCTGGAAAATAGTTTTACTCCTCGTATTTCTCAGCATAATAAAAAGGGAAAACAATGGGTATTTTATTATAATGATGAAGATCTAATGCCACTTAAATTTAATCCGACACGTCGAGGAATTATTGTTGGTGTTCCTATTTTTCAATCGATGACAAATGGCTTAAAACGTAAACCATTAGGATATTTAATTGTTGTTGTACCCATTAAAAATATTATTAAAGTATTACAACCTTATTTAAAAGATGGCGAGCTCGTTGTTTTTACAAATAATCCCAAAGGAGGTGATAATAAATTGGATGATAAAAATAATATTATTATTTCTCAAGGGGTTATAAATAAACTAACACCAACTATAAATAAAATTATAAATATAAAGTTAGAAAATAAATATATTTCTGAGCCGATTGAATACACAATGGCAGTATATATAGACAAATATATTGGCAAAAGCCCGTATATTAACTCTCTGAAATACATAACAATATTTGGTGTTATTATTATTTTTCTGTCACTATTTAGTGCTGGTATGATATATCGTTGGATTGCTCGTCCATTAGGTGGACTAATGGAAATTGTGCGAGCTTATTCTCGAGGTGAATATAAATGCTCAGATGAAGAATTGCGATTTACTGAGTTTGTTATGGTTGAACGCTTAATTCGGACTATGTCAAAAACCATTCAGGCTCAAGTTGCTGATTTAGCTGTAACTAATAGTGAGTTAAATGCTGCATATTTAGAAAAAGAGCAAGCTAACTTACAATTAGTTAACTTTAATGATCAATTAGAAAGAAAGGTTAAAGAGAAAACATTAGCATTAAGTCATTCATTATTAAGAGAAAAAAACCAACGTTCGATGTTGCAATCATTATTAGCATTTAGTCATGATTTACAAGCTGGAAATATTATTGAAACTATAATGACACAGGTTGTTGCCTTATATCCAATGGCCGGTTGGGCGATGAGAACTTATGTTGATAATAATAATGTATGGGTGTGTGAAAATATATATAAGGTGGATTTGGATGTAAAGGAAGTGTTACCAGAGAACCATCGTGGTGATTATTATTGTCTACCAGATGGTGAAAAATATTTACATTGTTTTAAAATAAAGAATAGTCAAAATGATGTTATTGGTGTCATTGTAATGCAATATATGGAATTGCAACATGATGATTTTGAAATTATTTCACTGTTTATTCGTCAATTTGCGACTGAATTAGAAGGTCGGTTATTAAATGAAGAGTTGGCACGTATTGCGGTTACTGATTCATTAACAGGATTAGCAAATAGAAAAGCATTTGATATCAATTTAGAAGAACATATACAATTATTTAATCGTTATCCTGAGCGACATTTTGGCCTGTTTATATTGGATGTTAATGGTCTTAAACGAGCAAATGATTGTTATGGCCATAGCATGGGGGATACATTATTAATAGAGACCAGTCGGTTATTAGTGGAAACCTGTCGTTTAACCGATAAAGTTTACCGTCTTGGTGGTGATGAATTTGCAATTATTGTAGAGGCTGGAAATTGTGATAGTTGTGATGTTTTATGGCATCGATTAGAAAAGGTACGCGCTCAAATTAATTATGCATGTCTACCTGATGGAAAGCGGGTTGAAATTAATTTTGCTATTGGATATGCCAGTACCTATCAATATTCAGCAGAGCAAATTAGTTTAGTTGCAGATAAAGCAATGTATAAAGATAAGCGTTATTTCTATGAAAAAATGGGTATTAAAAGATAA
- a CDS encoding RNA methyltransferase: MSKKSQGYSCVGLFNPKTPENVGSVMRAAGCYGVNSVFYTGTRYDHAAQFCTDTKNVALDIPLIGVEDLKAIIPVGCVPVAVDLIDDAKPLPEYKHPRRAFYIFGPEDGTLKKDITDFCRETIYVPTKGCMNLAAAVNVILYDRMAKGDNYSNHK, encoded by the coding sequence ATGAGCAAAAAAAGTCAGGGTTACTCTTGCGTAGGCCTTTTTAATCCCAAAACACCTGAAAACGTAGGATCAGTTATGCGAGCTGCGGGTTGTTATGGTGTCAACTCTGTCTTTTATACTGGCACTCGTTATGACCATGCTGCGCAATTTTGTACTGATACCAAAAATGTTGCGCTTGATATTCCATTAATTGGTGTTGAAGATCTAAAAGCAATTATTCCTGTAGGCTGTGTGCCCGTCGCTGTTGATTTAATTGATGATGCGAAGCCACTACCAGAATATAAACATCCCAGACGTGCGTTTTATATTTTTGGCCCAGAAGATGGTACATTAAAAAAAGATATCACCGATTTTTGTCGTGAAACTATTTACGTTCCAACTAAAGGTTGTATGAACCTTGCCGCTGCTGTGAATGTGATTTTATATGATCGAATGGCTAAAGGTGATAATTACTCGAATCATAAATAG
- a CDS encoding PBPRA1643 family SWIM/SEC-C metal-binding motif protein translates to MSKFFYKGRIEKKPKHSSCGYNTKRETKLGTETNPLTLTVNSEERQQELEVQLAEQQLFATITVDANAVEDIAELTATLNKPITTTFDKTPNRNDPCSCGSGNKYKKCCGK, encoded by the coding sequence ATGTCTAAATTTTTCTATAAAGGTCGCATCGAAAAGAAGCCAAAACACAGCAGCTGTGGCTACAATACGAAGCGCGAAACTAAACTGGGCACGGAAACCAACCCACTCACATTAACTGTGAACTCAGAAGAACGTCAACAAGAACTAGAAGTGCAACTTGCAGAACAACAGCTTTTTGCAACTATTACAGTAGACGCTAATGCTGTTGAAGATATCGCAGAACTTACAGCAACGTTAAACAAACCAATCACAACAACATTTGATAAAACACCTAATCGTAATGATCCTTGCTCATGTGGCAGTGGTAATAAATACAAGAAATGTTGCGGTAAATAA
- the zwf gene encoding glucose-6-phosphate dehydrogenase, whose amino-acid sequence MVKPENNAIVIFGASGDLTHRKLIPAFYHLYANGLLPEDFAILGVSRTAYSDQEFRDKLRSALEENEKTDAAILTKFCQHLYYQALNTSDAEQYAVLKQRLDIFKDTHHTQGNAVFYLATPPSLYGVIPECLAAHGLNDEADGWKNLIVEKPFGYDLESAISLDKQIHACFQEHQIYRIDHYLGKETVQNLLVFRFANGMFEPLWNRNFIDYVEITASEALGVEDRGGYYDGAGAVRDMFQNHLLQVLAMVGMESPAAINADSIRDEVVKVMQSFKPLSEDDLTNNLVLGQYTESDVRGKHLAGYRQEHGVDDESRTETYVGMKMFIENWRWNGVPFYVRTGKRLPTRVTEVVIHFKKTPHPVFGANAPENKLIIRIQPDEGILMSFGLKKPGAGFESQEVSMDFHYDKLESMNMLTAYERLLLDCMKQDATLFARTDAVKACWKFVQPILDHKEQPEHLFGYAAGTWGPKEADELLINDGRQWRFPCKNLANTDYCEL is encoded by the coding sequence ATGGTTAAACCAGAAAATAACGCAATTGTGATTTTTGGTGCGTCAGGCGATTTGACTCATCGAAAATTAATCCCTGCGTTCTATCACTTATACGCTAACGGTTTATTGCCAGAAGATTTCGCAATTTTAGGTGTTAGTCGCACGGCATATAGCGATCAAGAATTTCGAGATAAGCTTCGTTCTGCATTAGAAGAAAATGAAAAAACAGATGCAGCAATATTAACGAAGTTTTGTCAGCATTTATATTATCAAGCATTAAACACCTCTGATGCAGAGCAATACGCAGTATTAAAACAGCGTTTAGATATATTTAAAGATACTCATCATACTCAAGGTAATGCGGTTTTTTATCTTGCAACACCACCTAGCCTTTATGGCGTTATTCCTGAGTGTCTTGCTGCTCATGGTCTTAACGATGAAGCTGACGGTTGGAAAAATCTGATTGTTGAAAAGCCATTTGGGTATGATCTTGAATCAGCTATTTCTTTAGATAAGCAGATTCATGCTTGTTTCCAAGAGCATCAAATTTACCGTATTGACCATTATCTAGGTAAAGAAACGGTACAAAATTTATTAGTTTTCCGTTTTGCTAATGGTATGTTTGAACCATTATGGAATCGTAATTTTATTGATTACGTTGAAATTACTGCATCTGAAGCTTTAGGTGTTGAAGATCGTGGTGGCTATTACGATGGTGCGGGTGCTGTACGTGATATGTTCCAAAACCACTTATTACAAGTATTAGCGATGGTGGGCATGGAGTCTCCTGCGGCTATTAACGCTGATTCTATTCGTGATGAAGTCGTTAAAGTGATGCAAAGCTTTAAACCTTTATCCGAAGATGATCTGACTAACAATTTAGTTTTAGGTCAATACACTGAATCTGATGTTCGCGGCAAGCATTTAGCAGGCTATCGTCAAGAGCATGGTGTTGATGATGAATCTCGAACTGAAACATATGTTGGCATGAAAATGTTTATCGAGAACTGGCGTTGGAATGGTGTACCGTTCTACGTTCGTACAGGTAAGCGATTACCAACACGTGTGACAGAAGTTGTTATTCATTTTAAGAAAACACCGCATCCAGTCTTTGGCGCAAATGCACCTGAGAATAAATTAATCATTCGTATTCAACCGGATGAAGGTATCTTAATGAGCTTCGGCCTTAAAAAACCAGGGGCTGGCTTTGAATCTCAAGAAGTGTCAATGGACTTCCATTATGACAAACTTGAATCAATGAATATGCTGACTGCGTACGAGCGTTTATTATTAGATTGCATGAAACAAGATGCAACGTTATTTGCTCGTACTGATGCAGTAAAAGCGTGTTGGAAATTTGTTCAACCAATTCTTGATCATAAAGAACAACCTGAACATCTATTTGGTTATGCAGCAGGTACATGGGGACCAAAAGAAGCTGATGAGCTTTTAATTAATGATGGTCGTCAATGGCGTTTTCCATGTAAGAACTTAGCTAATACGGATTATTGTGAGTTATAA
- the pgl gene encoding 6-phosphogluconolactonase — protein MLNYKVFDTPQDVVISLAKTMQAMSQQDHAVHISLSGGSTPKLLFNVLAQMPFANNIQWNNLHFWWGDERCVAPTDAESNFGEANELLFKHIAIPAENIHRIRGEAEPVAECARFAAEMDAVIPHRNGLPAFDWILLGMGGDGHTASLFPHQTDFDDPALAVIATQPQSGQLRISKTARLLENADRITYLVLGEGKAEVLHEINSLPAAELVYPAAKIKASHGETEWYLDAAAAKLLAQGE, from the coding sequence ATGCTTAATTATAAAGTGTTTGATACCCCGCAAGATGTGGTTATTTCACTTGCTAAAACCATGCAAGCGATGAGTCAGCAAGATCATGCCGTACATATTTCATTATCTGGTGGTAGTACACCTAAATTATTGTTTAACGTATTAGCGCAGATGCCTTTTGCGAACAATATTCAATGGAATAATCTTCATTTTTGGTGGGGTGATGAGCGTTGTGTTGCACCAACCGATGCTGAAAGTAATTTCGGTGAAGCGAATGAGCTGCTGTTTAAACATATCGCGATCCCTGCTGAAAATATTCATCGTATTCGTGGTGAAGCAGAACCCGTTGCTGAATGCGCCCGTTTTGCAGCTGAAATGGATGCAGTGATTCCACACCGTAATGGTTTGCCAGCCTTTGATTGGATTTTACTGGGCATGGGGGGTGATGGCCATACTGCGTCTTTATTTCCACATCAAACTGATTTTGATGATCCTGCATTAGCAGTGATTGCCACTCAGCCACAAAGCGGTCAATTACGTATTTCAAAAACAGCACGTTTACTTGAAAATGCAGATCGCATTACTTATTTGGTATTGGGTGAAGGTAAGGCTGAAGTCTTACATGAAATAAATAGTTTACCGGCAGCAGAGTTAGTTTACCCTGCGGCAAAAATTAAAGCGTCTCATGGCGAAACAGAATGGTATTTAGATGCAGCAGCGGCAAAACTGCTTGCACAAGGAGAATAA
- the gnd gene encoding decarboxylating NADP(+)-dependent phosphogluconate dehydrogenase codes for MKGDIGVIGLAVMGQNLILNMNDHGFKVVAFNRTVSKVEEFLEGPAKDTNIIGATSLEDLVSKLESPRKIMLMVRAGDVVDAFIDQLVPLLDKGDIIIDGGNSNYPDTNRRVAELEAKGLLYVGSGVSGGEEGARFGPSIMPGGSEAAWPAIKPIFQAISAKTAAGEPCCDWVGKDGAGHFVKMVHNGIEYGDMQLISEAYHFMKSGLELSHDEMQAIFQEWNKTELDSYLVEITAEILGYKDEDGQPLVEKILDTAGQKGTGKWTGINALDLGIPLTLITEAVFARCVSSMKDQRVEAESLFGKTIAKIDGDKKEWVDALRQALLASKIISYAQGFMLIREASEEFNWDLNYGNVALMWRGGCIIRSAFLGNIRDAYDVNPDIKFLGSDTYFKDILLSSMPAWRKVASKAMEIGLPMPTMTSALTFLDGYTTASLPANMIQAQRDYFGAHTYERVDQPRGQFFHTNWTGTGGDTASTTYDV; via the coding sequence ATGAAAGGCGATATCGGTGTTATTGGTTTAGCTGTTATGGGTCAAAACTTGATCCTTAATATGAACGACCATGGTTTTAAAGTTGTTGCGTTTAACCGTACCGTTTCTAAAGTAGAAGAATTCCTTGAAGGTCCAGCAAAGGACACTAACATTATTGGTGCGACATCATTAGAAGATTTGGTGTCTAAACTAGAATCACCACGTAAGATCATGCTGATGGTTCGTGCGGGTGATGTTGTTGATGCATTTATCGACCAACTTGTACCATTACTAGATAAAGGCGATATTATCATTGATGGTGGTAACTCAAACTACCCAGATACTAACCGTCGTGTTGCAGAGCTTGAAGCCAAAGGTTTATTGTACGTAGGTTCAGGTGTTTCTGGTGGTGAAGAAGGCGCACGTTTTGGTCCTTCAATCATGCCGGGTGGTTCTGAAGCTGCATGGCCGGCGATCAAACCAATCTTCCAAGCTATTTCTGCAAAAACAGCAGCAGGTGAGCCTTGTTGTGATTGGGTTGGTAAAGATGGTGCGGGCCACTTCGTTAAAATGGTTCACAATGGCATTGAATACGGTGACATGCAGCTAATCAGCGAAGCATATCACTTTATGAAATCTGGTCTTGAGCTTTCTCACGATGAGATGCAAGCGATTTTCCAAGAGTGGAATAAAACTGAGCTAGATAGTTATTTAGTTGAAATTACAGCTGAAATTCTCGGCTATAAAGATGAAGATGGTCAACCACTGGTTGAGAAAATCCTTGATACTGCTGGTCAAAAAGGTACTGGTAAGTGGACGGGTATTAATGCGCTAGATTTAGGTATTCCTCTAACGTTAATCACAGAAGCTGTATTTGCGCGTTGTGTTTCTTCAATGAAAGATCAACGTGTTGAAGCTGAAAGCCTATTTGGTAAGACGATTGCTAAAATTGATGGTGATAAGAAAGAGTGGGTTGATGCATTACGTCAAGCACTACTTGCTTCTAAGATCATTTCTTACGCACAAGGTTTTATGTTAATTCGTGAAGCTTCAGAAGAATTTAACTGGGATCTAAACTACGGTAACGTTGCACTTATGTGGCGTGGTGGTTGTATTATTCGTAGCGCATTCCTTGGTAATATTCGTGATGCATACGATGTGAACCCAGACATTAAATTCCTTGGTTCAGATACATATTTCAAAGATATTTTACTAAGCAGCATGCCTGCATGGCGTAAAGTTGCATCAAAAGCGATGGAAATTGGTTTGCCAATGCCAACTATGACATCAGCACTAACATTCCTTGATGGCTATACAACAGCAAGCCTACCTGCGAATATGATCCAAGCACAGCGTGACTACTTTGGTGCTCACACTTATGAGCGTGTTGATCAGCCTCGTGGTCAGTTCTTCCATACAAACTGGACGGGTACTGGCGGTGATACTGCATCGACAACTTACGACGTATAA
- the torA gene encoding trimethylamine-N-oxide reductase TorA has protein sequence MSVSRRCFLKGIATTSAATVIGPSLLASAKVFASDDIGQGTWRYSGSHWGAFRAQIYAGKVQQIEAIEIDKNPTEMLNGIKGIIYNPSRVRYPMVRLDWLKKHKFSGETRGNNRFVRVTWDEALDLFYRELERIQKDYGPWALHAGQTGWRQTGQFHSCTSHMQRAVGMHGNYITKVGDYSTGAGQTIMPYVLGSTEVYAQGTSWSEILDNSKNIILWANDPVKNLQVGWNCETHESYPYLAQLKEKVATGEINVISVDPVKNKTQRYLENTHLYLHPQTDVPFMLGVTHTLYTENLYDKEFIKMYCLGFDEFIGYVTGETKDKVEKTPEWAAEICGVPADQIREFARMLVKERTQILFGWCIQRQEHGEQPYWMGAVIAAMVGQIGLPGGGISYGHHYSGIGVPSTGFAAPGGFPRNVDEGQKPKWDNNDFNGYSRTIPVARFVDCILEPGKEIKYNGSKVILPDYKMMVISGNNPWHHHQDRNRMKQAFQKLQTVVTIDFAWTATCRFSDIVLPACTQFERNDIDVMGSYSGRGLIAMQKLVDPLYQSKTDFDIFTELSRRFGKNNEYTRGMDEMQWVQMLYNDCRKANAGKFDMPEFNVFWQQGFLDFGTGKPWVRHADFRQDPEINALGTPSGFIEISSRKIARYGYEHCQGHPMWFEKTERSHGGPGSDKHPFWMQSCHPDKRLHSQMCESDEFRATYTVQGREPVYINPKDAAAKGIKDGDVVRVFNDRGQLLAGAVVTDSYPQGVVRIEEGAWYGPLNEKVGAIDTYGDPNTLTMDIPTSELAQATSAQTCLVNIEKFKGELPPVTAFGGPIEVS, from the coding sequence ATGTCTGTATCAAGACGCTGTTTTCTAAAAGGTATTGCCACAACAAGTGCGGCAACAGTGATTGGTCCGAGCCTACTCGCCTCTGCAAAAGTGTTTGCAAGTGACGATATAGGTCAAGGCACATGGCGCTATTCAGGTTCACATTGGGGTGCATTCCGTGCACAAATCTACGCGGGTAAAGTACAACAAATTGAAGCGATTGAAATAGATAAAAATCCAACCGAAATGCTCAATGGCATTAAAGGTATTATCTATAATCCATCACGTGTTCGTTATCCAATGGTACGTCTAGACTGGCTTAAAAAGCATAAGTTCAGTGGCGAAACGCGCGGTAATAATCGCTTTGTCCGCGTAACATGGGATGAAGCATTAGATCTGTTCTACCGTGAGCTTGAACGTATTCAAAAAGACTATGGTCCATGGGCGCTCCACGCTGGTCAAACAGGCTGGCGTCAAACTGGTCAATTCCATAGTTGTACGAGTCATATGCAACGTGCTGTTGGTATGCATGGTAACTACATCACCAAAGTTGGCGACTACTCAACAGGTGCAGGCCAAACCATCATGCCTTACGTACTAGGTTCGACTGAAGTGTATGCTCAAGGTACATCATGGTCTGAAATTTTAGACAACAGTAAGAATATTATTTTGTGGGCTAACGATCCCGTTAAAAACCTCCAAGTAGGTTGGAACTGTGAAACCCATGAGTCCTACCCTTACCTTGCACAACTTAAAGAAAAAGTGGCAACAGGTGAGATCAATGTTATTTCGGTAGATCCGGTTAAAAATAAGACTCAACGTTACTTAGAAAACACGCATCTTTATCTTCACCCACAAACGGATGTGCCGTTTATGTTGGGTGTGACGCACACACTTTACACTGAGAACCTTTACGATAAAGAATTCATCAAGATGTATTGCTTGGGCTTTGACGAGTTCATTGGTTACGTAACAGGCGAAACCAAAGACAAGGTTGAGAAAACACCTGAATGGGCGGCTGAAATTTGTGGCGTACCCGCTGATCAAATTCGTGAGTTTGCTCGTATGCTAGTTAAAGAGCGTACTCAAATTCTGTTTGGTTGGTGTATTCAACGTCAAGAACATGGTGAGCAACCTTACTGGATGGGGGCGGTTATTGCGGCGATGGTTGGCCAAATTGGCTTACCTGGCGGTGGTATTTCTTATGGTCATCACTACTCAGGTATCGGTGTGCCATCAACGGGATTTGCCGCACCAGGTGGTTTCCCTCGTAACGTCGATGAAGGTCAAAAACCCAAATGGGATAACAACGATTTCAATGGTTATAGTCGTACTATTCCTGTTGCTCGTTTTGTTGACTGTATTTTAGAACCCGGCAAAGAAATTAAGTACAACGGCTCTAAAGTCATTCTGCCTGATTACAAAATGATGGTGATCAGCGGTAACAACCCTTGGCATCACCACCAAGATCGTAACCGCATGAAGCAAGCGTTCCAAAAATTACAAACTGTAGTAACGATTGATTTTGCATGGACAGCAACCTGTCGTTTCTCTGATATTGTACTGCCAGCATGTACTCAATTTGAACGTAACGACATTGACGTTATGGGCTCATACAGTGGTCGCGGTTTAATTGCGATGCAAAAATTAGTGGATCCGTTATATCAATCAAAAACTGACTTTGATATTTTCACCGAATTATCACGTCGCTTTGGTAAAAATAATGAATACACCCGTGGCATGGATGAAATGCAATGGGTTCAAATGCTGTATAACGATTGCCGTAAAGCTAACGCTGGCAAATTCGACATGCCTGAGTTTAATGTATTCTGGCAGCAAGGTTTCCTCGATTTTGGTACGGGTAAGCCTTGGGTTCGCCATGCTGATTTCCGTCAAGATCCTGAAATCAATGCACTGGGTACACCGTCAGGCTTCATTGAAATATCAAGCCGAAAAATTGCTCGTTATGGCTATGAACACTGTCAAGGTCACCCTATGTGGTTTGAAAAAACAGAACGTTCTCATGGTGGACCTGGTTCTGATAAACACCCATTCTGGATGCAATCTTGTCACCCCGATAAGCGTTTGCACTCACAAATGTGTGAATCAGATGAATTCCGCGCAACTTATACAGTGCAAGGACGTGAACCTGTTTATATCAATCCGAAAGATGCTGCGGCTAAAGGTATTAAAGACGGTGATGTAGTACGGGTATTTAATGACCGCGGTCAATTACTTGCAGGGGCTGTTGTCACAGATAGCTACCCACAAGGTGTCGTCCGTATAGAGGAAGGCGCATGGTACGGTCCATTAAATGAAAAAGTTGGTGCGATTGATACTTATGGTGATCCAAATACTCTAACCATGGATATTCCAACCTCTGAATTAGCACAAGCGACCAGTGCTCAAACATGTTTGGTCAATATTGAAAAATTCAAAGGCGAATTACCACCAGTAACCGCCTTTGGTGGCCCCATTGAAGTAAGTTAA
- the torC gene encoding pentaheme c-type cytochrome TorC yields MKAFLKRAWLTLSRPSVHISLGVLALGGFVAGIIFWGGFNTALEKTNTEEFCVSCHADNVVPEYVNTIHDKNRSGVRATCPDCHVPHDWTDKISRKIQASKEVFAHFAGFIDTPEKFEDRRIVLAQHEWERFKANGSQECRDCHDYKGMDFEKMSPVARVQMKNAAERDQSCVDCHKGIAHHLPKDMDTSGGMVSELVQLSHGTDYSKGEEIYSVRFLPVYEDKAMKVEAGILNPASGVKVIDETDDAVEVEIAGWRKDKGYGRVIQEDFGMNIPVASLLKESAQNDKVVDKYEEKVDDLTGLPWQRVTATVWMPKDSLVNDITPVWAQAKTAYTTNCSVCHTQPAESHFDANTWPGMFNGMLAFVNFDRDSEAIVLKYLQKHSSDFSNDQH; encoded by the coding sequence ATGAAAGCATTTTTGAAAAGAGCTTGGCTAACCCTATCACGTCCAAGTGTTCATATTAGCCTCGGAGTGCTCGCACTCGGTGGCTTTGTTGCAGGTATTATTTTCTGGGGTGGATTTAATACAGCCCTTGAAAAAACCAATACTGAAGAATTCTGTGTAAGCTGTCATGCTGACAATGTCGTGCCTGAATATGTTAATACTATTCATGATAAAAACCGCTCAGGTGTTCGAGCAACCTGTCCTGATTGTCACGTTCCTCACGATTGGACTGACAAAATTTCACGAAAAATACAAGCAAGTAAAGAAGTCTTTGCCCACTTTGCTGGCTTTATTGATACTCCTGAAAAATTTGAAGATCGCCGCATTGTGCTAGCACAGCATGAATGGGAACGTTTCAAAGCTAATGGTTCACAAGAATGCCGTGATTGCCATGATTACAAAGGTATGGACTTTGAAAAAATGTCACCCGTTGCTCGCGTACAAATGAAAAACGCCGCCGAGCGAGATCAAAGCTGTGTCGACTGCCATAAAGGGATTGCGCACCACTTACCAAAAGATATGGATACCAGTGGTGGCATGGTATCAGAGTTAGTTCAACTTTCTCATGGAACGGACTACAGCAAAGGCGAAGAGATTTATAGCGTTCGCTTCTTACCTGTTTATGAAGACAAAGCCATGAAAGTTGAGGCCGGTATTCTAAACCCAGCTTCTGGTGTCAAAGTCATTGATGAAACCGATGATGCCGTTGAAGTTGAAATTGCAGGTTGGCGTAAAGATAAAGGCTACGGTCGTGTTATTCAGGAAGATTTTGGTATGAATATTCCTGTTGCTTCTTTACTTAAAGAATCGGCACAGAACGATAAAGTCGTTGATAAATACGAAGAGAAAGTTGATGACTTAACCGGTCTTCCTTGGCAGCGTGTAACAGCAACAGTATGGATGCCTAAAGATTCATTAGTCAATGACATCACACCAGTATGGGCGCAAGCAAAAACAGCTTACACCACCAACTGTTCAGTATGTCACACCCAACCAGCTGAATCACACTTTGATGCCAATACATGGCCAGGCATGTTTAACGGTATGTTGGCATTTGTAAACTTTGACCGTGATAGCGAAGCTATTGTATTGAAGTACTTACAGAAGCATTCTTCTGATTTTTCTAATGACCAACACTAA
- the torE gene encoding trimethylamine N-oxide reductase system protein TorE has product MSSITDSTAKKTRSREWKMFLFIIIFLFPILSVIFVGGYGFTVWMLQLFVFGPPGHGG; this is encoded by the coding sequence ATGAGCAGTATTACTGATTCTACTGCCAAGAAAACACGTAGCCGCGAATGGAAAATGTTCCTTTTCATTATCATTTTCCTGTTCCCTATTTTAAGTGTCATTTTCGTTGGTGGTTACGGTTTCACAGTGTGGATGTTGCAATTGTTTGTCTTTGGTCCTCCCGGTCACGGTGGTTGA